One stretch of Eupeodes corollae chromosome 2, idEupCoro1.1, whole genome shotgun sequence DNA includes these proteins:
- the LOC129947267 gene encoding mucin-2-like isoform X2, which yields METKKYLGIYLLIVTSAYAVASPATLNCNGKQKICVGPMALKECEFDPEGTSSFAKVGPSTPCIENSLCMSVGDTVTCTPFDQESTPISVGVTEGQIQTTSSVAPAGEEPITDGPTTILSTLTPIVDETTVDLLKVIVNEPSTPVTVESIPISNEASAPVTVESGTITDEPSSSVPVKPGISEPTADPIEVYIAEVQITDQPSAPTGFIEAEPSSIIATESLPIASEPKVQVIVESGPSAAEPSAPVGPETGPTVAEPSSTIATESAPIASEPNVQVTVESGPIAAEPSSPIATESVPIASEPNVPVISETGPIATEGSSPIVTESAPIVAEPSSPIAIESALIASEPNVQVTVESGPIAADPSAPNNAESGQVEVNENAPVTVESVPLTSEPNVQVTVESGPIAAEPSAIVTPESVPIASEPNAPIATETGPTVAEPSSTIATESAPIASEPNVQVTVESGPIAADPSAPVNAESGPVEVIENAPVTVESVPLTYEPNVQVTVESGPIAAEPSAIVTPESVPIASEPNAPVAAETGPTVDEPSSIIATESAPIASEPNVQVTVESAPIAADSVPIASESNVQVTVETSPVPVEPNAPVTAESVPIEAEASSTIGTESVSITSEPNVQVTVQTGPIPADPSAPVNAESGPLAVDKNAIVTVESGTVEPNAPVTAETIPIAAEPSSPNATESVSIASESNVQVNIELGPIAAKPSAPVTPESVPIASETNELVTTETGPIAAEPSSTIATESVSIAAEPSSTIATESVSIASESNVQVTVESGPIAAESVPIASESNVQVTVETSPVPVEPNAPVTAESVPIEAEASSPIAIESALIASEPNVQVTVESGPIAAEPSAIVTPESVPIASEPNAPVAAETDPTVAEPSSTIANESAPIASEPNLQVNIESGRIATEASSPIVTESVPIASESNVQVTVETSPIPTDPSAPVNAESGPLAVDENAPVTVSSGAAQPNAPVTAETSPNAAEPNSPIATESVPIASEPNVQVNVELGPIAAKPSSPVTPESVPIASETNELVTAETGPIEAEPSSTIATESVSIAAEPSSTIATESVSIASESNVQVNVELAPIAAKPSAPVTPESVPIASETNEPVTAETGPIAAEPSSPIATESVPIASESNVQVTVETNLISADPSAPVNAESGPIAVDENAPVTVSSGAAQPNAPVTAETSPNAAEPNSPIATESVPIASEPNVQVTVQTGPIPADPSAPVNPKSGPIAVDENAAVTVESAAIVPNAPVTAESVPIEAEASSTIATESVSIASEPNVQVNVELGPIAAKPSAPVTTESVPIASETNTPVASETGPIVAEPSSPIDTESVPIASEPNVQVTVQTGPIPAYPSAPVNAETGPIAVDENAPVTVESGAAEPNAPVTSETGPIAAEPNAPVTADSGPIDSEPNAPVTAGSEILESNAAAVSTVVIQITDEPSVPTSGPIESTSNPSSSVTTASRPIAAGPSSPIATESVSIVSEPNAPVAAETVPIPVEPSAPVTAGSGTIDSEPNVPVTTGSEIIDANAAAIYNVEVQTTDEQSVPTSSPTESTSNPSSSLTTASRPIAAQPSVPIATESGPIAAEPSSPIATESVSILSEPNSPVSAETGPIASNPNVQVTVESRPIAAEPNAPVAAGTSPIAAEPSSAIATESGSITAEPNSPIATEPVPTASEPNLQVTVETGPIPAEPIVSVNAGSGPIVSEPNKPVATGSEIHESNAAAVSTVVVQITDIPSVPTSGPIESTSDPSSSVTNASGPIAAKPSSPVASDLGPISAEPNAPITTGSEILNANAAAVPNVEIQVTDETSAPTNTSSNPSPAAPVTNESGPIATEINAPTNSESGPSSEPNPQVVFTKVINPVQSNGVPVSTTSAPIASESIVPEVSSSLDGTSVDQVQITDLPATSTADQVRSDGGPITSDQNDSTTPTGLQTPQVVFTKVINPEQTTDLPVVSISGPIAPESVVPEVSSASVGTSIDQVQITDLPAVSTSGQPNSNSGSLPSQTPQVIFNKVINPVETTVVGSSDSANAVASSSGQDVTTPTSKPCNDGPWWWPFSSIGPCPVDQSSKTNVSNLPGWLRRTSESEESNEEKSEYPANLPLIPRESSTELSSSAVPVRDVLVFSRLPVTGKPDLKKSKDSNEASEEDEEDDEKSSKNKSSEKSSESNKKKEKSKKKKNHDDSNESKEEKLKQKKKKDSSQSDDESKELKKKKNKKSEEDNNSNESIEILKKKSKKKNSSNSDEDNKSVESAEQKKNKKKQKSKKNSDEDKSSSESNDKKEKKSKKKNKNESEESNSGEEENKSSSKHQNHRHHHRH from the exons ATGGAAACGAAAAAATACTTAGGAATATATCTCCTTATTGtg ACTTCTGCATACGCAGTAGCAAGTCCAGCCACTCTTAACtgcaatggaaaacaaaaaatatgcgtTGGGCCAATGGCCCTTAAGGAATGTGAATTTGACCCGGAAGGAACATCGTCATTCGCAAAAGTTGGACCCTCTACACCATGTATAGAAAACTCACTGTGCATGAGTGTTGGTGATACAGTAACTTGTACTCCATTTGATCAAGAAAGTACACCAATTTCGGTAGGAGTAACTGAAGGACAAATTCAAACAACTTCATCTGTTGCGCCTGCTGGTGAAGAACCGATAACCGATGGCCCAACTACAATATTGAGCACTCTTACGCCGATCGTCGATGAAACAACAGTTGATTTATTGAAAGTCATAGTAAATGAACCAAGTACACCAGTCACCGTTGAATCAATTCCAATCTCAAATGAAGCAAGTGCACCTGTAACTGTTGAATCAGGAACCATCACAGATGAGCCAAGTTCATCTGTCCCCGTTAAACCTGGAATTTCTGAGCCAACTGCTGACCCCATTGAAGTATATATTGCTGAAGTTCAGATAACAGATCAGCCATCAGCTCCAACAGGCTTTATCGAAGCTGAACCAAGTTCAATAATTGCTACTGAATCACTTCCCATCGCATCCGAACCAAAGGTACAAGTCATCGTTGAATCAGGACCAAGTGCAGCTGAACCAAGTGCACCAGTCGGCCCTGAGACAGGCCCAACCGTAGCTGAACCAAGTTCAACAATCGCTACTGAATCAGCCCCAATCGCATCCGAACCAAATGTACAAGTCACCGTTGAATCAGGACCAATTGCAGCTGAACCAAGTTCACCAATCGCTACTGAATCAGTCCCAATCGCTTCTGAACCAAATGTACCAGTCATCTCTGAAACAGGCCCAATCGCCACTGAAGGAAGTTCACCAATCGTTACTGAATCAGCCCCAATTGTAGCCGAACCAAGTTCACCAATCGCTATTGAATCCGCACTAATCGCATCCGAACCAAATGTACAAGTCACCGTTGAATCAGGACCAATTGCAGCTGACCCAAGTGCACCAAACAACGCTGAATCTGGTCAAGTTGAAGTTAATGAAAATGCACCAGTCACGGTTGAATCAGTCCCACTCACATCCGAACCAAATGTACAAGTCACCGTCGAATCAGGACCAATTGCAGCTGAACCAAGTGCAATAGTCACCCCTGAATCAGTTCCAATTGCTTCTGAACCAAATGCACCAATCGCCACTGAAACAGGCCCAACCGTAGCTGAACCAAGTTCAACAATCGCTACTGAATCAGCCCCAATCGCATCCGAACCAAATGTACAAGTCACCGTTGAATCAGGACCAATTGCAGCTGACCCAAGTGCACCAGTCAACGCTGAATCTGGTCCAGTTGAAGTTATTGAAAATGCACCAGTCACGGTTGAATCAGTCCCACTCACATATGAACCAAATGTACAAGTCACCGTCGAATCAGGACCAATTGCAGCTGAACCAAGTGCAATAGTCACCCCTGAATCAGTTCCAATTGCTTCTGAACCAAATGCACCAGTCGCTGCTGAAACAGGACCAACCGTAGATGAACCAAGTTCAATAATCGCTACTGAATCAGCCCCAATCGCATCCGAACCAAATGTACAAGTCACCGTTGAATCAGCACCAATTGCAGCTGATTCAGTCCCAATTGCATCCGAATCAAATGTACAAGTCACCGTTGAAACGAGCCCAGTTCCAGTTGAACCAAATGCACCAGTCACCGCTGAATCAGTCCCAATCGAAGCTGAAGCAAGTTCAACAATCGGTACTGAATCCGTCTCAATCACATCCGAACCAAATGTACAAGTAACTGTTCAAACGGGCCCAATTCCAGCTGATCCAAGTGCACCAGTCAACGCTGAATCTGGTCCACTTGCAGTTGATAAAAATGCAATAGTCACCGTTGAATCAGGTACAGTTGAACCAAATGCACCCGTAACCGCTGAAACAATCCCTATCGCAGCTGAACCAAGTTCACCAAA CGCTACTGAATCCGTCTCAATCGCATCCGAATCAAATGTACAAGTGAACATTGAATTAGGACCAATTGCAGCTAAACCAAGTGCACCAGTCACCCCTGAATCAGTCCCAATCGCTTCTGAAACAAATGAACTAGTCACCACTGAAACAGGCCCTATCGCAGCTGAACCAAGTTCAACAATCGCTACTGAATCAGTTTCAATCGCAGCTGAACCAAGTTCAACAATCGCTACTGAATCCGTCTCAATCGCATCCGAATCAAATGTACAAGTCACCGTTGAATCAGGACCAATTGCAGCTGAATCAGTCCCAATTGCATCCGAATCAAATGTACAAGTCACCGTTGAAACGAGCCCAGTTCCAGTTGAACCAAATGCACCAGTCACCGCTGAATCAGTCCCAATCGAAGCTGAAGCAAGTTCACCAATCGCTATCGAATCCGCACTAATCGCATCCGAACCAAATGTACAAGTCACAGTTGAATCGGGACCAATTGCAGCTGAACCAAGTGCAATAGTCACCCCTGAATCAGTTCCAATTGCTTCTGAACCCAATGCACCAGTCGCCGCTGAAACAGACCCGACCGTAGCTGAACCAAGTTCAACAATTGCTAATGAATCAGCCCCAATCGCATCCGAACCAAATCTACAAGTCAACATTGAATCAGGACGAATTGCTACTGAAGCAAGTTCACCAATCGTTACTGAATCAGTCCCAATCGCATCCGAATCAAATGTACAAGTCACCGTTGAAACGAGCCCAATTCCAACTGACCCAAGTGCACCAGTCAACGCTGAATCTGGTCCACTTGCAGTTGATGAAAATGCACCAGTCACCGTTTCATCAGGCGCAGCTCAACCAAATGCACCCGTAACCGCTGAAACAAGCCCTAACGCAGCTGAACCAAATTCACCAATCGCTACTGAATCAGTACCAATCGCATCCGAACCAAATGTACAAGTGAACGTTGAATTAGGACCAATTGCAGCTAAACCAAGTTCACCAGTCACCCCTGAATCAGTCCCAATCGCTTCTGAAACAAATGAACTAGTCACCGCTGAAACAGGCCCTATCGAAGCTGAACCAAGTTCAACAATCGCTACTGAATCAGTTTCAATCGCAGCTGAACCAAGTTCAACAATCGCTACTGAATCCGTCTCAATCGCATCCGAATCAAATGTACAAGTCAACGTTGAATTAGCACCAATTGCAGCTAAACCAAGTGCACCAGTCACCCCTGAATCAGTCCCAATCGCTTCTGAAACAAATGAACCAGTCACCGCTGAAACAGGCCCTATCGCTGCTGAACCAAGTTCACCAATCGCTACGGAATCAGTCCCAATTGCATCCGAATCAAATGTACAAGTCACCGTTGAGACGAACCTAATTTCAGCTGACCCAAGTGCACCAGTCAACGCTGAATCTGGTCCAATTGCAGTTGATGAAAATGCACCAGTCACCGTTTCATCAGGCGCAGCTCAACCAAATGCACCCGTAACCGCTGAAACAAGCCCTAACGCAGCTGAACCAAATTCACCAATCGCTACTGAATCAGTACCAATCGCATCCGAACCAAATGTACAAGTCACTGTTCAAACGGGCCCAATTCCAGCTGACCCAAGTGCACCAGTCAACCCTAAATCTGGTCCAATTGCAGTTGATGAAAATGCAGCAGTCACCGTTGAATCAGCGGCAATTGTACCAAATGCACCAGTCACCGCTGAATCAGTCCCAATCGAAGCTGAAGCAAGTTCGACAATCGCTACTGAATCCGTCTCAATCGCATCCGAACCAAATGTACAAGTCAACGTTGAATTAGGACCAATTGCAGCTAAACCAAGTGCACCAGTCACCACTGAATCAGTCCCAATCGCTTCAGAAACAAATACACCAGTCGCCTCTGAAACAGGCCCAATCGTAGCTGAACCAAGTTCACCAATCGATACTGAATCAGTCCCAATCGCATCCGAACCAAATGTACAAGTCACCGTTCAAACGGGCCCAATTCCAGCTTACCCAAGTGCACCAGTCAACGCTGAAACTGGTCCAATTGCAGTTGATGAAAATGCACCAGTTACCGTTGAATCAGGTGCAGCTGAGCCAAATGCACCCGTCACTTCTGAAACAGGCCCTATCGCAGCTGAACCAAATGCACCAGTCACTGCTGATTCAGGCCCAATCGATTCTGAACCAAATGCACCAGTTACCGCTGGTTCAGAAATCCTTGAGTCAAATGCTGCCGCTGTATCTActgttgttatacaaataacaGATGAACCATCTGTTCCAACAAGTGGTCCAATTGAATCTACTTCGAACCCAAGCTCATCAGTCACTACTGCATCAAGACCAATCGCAGCTGGGCCAAGTTCACCAATCGCTACTGAATCAGTCTCAATCGTATCCGAACCAAATGCACCAGTCGCCGCTGAAACAGTTCCAATTCCAGTTGAACCAAGTGCACCAGTCACTGCTGGTTCAGGAACAATCGATTCTGAACCAAATGTACCAGTTACCACTGGGTCAGAAATCATTGATGCAAATGCTGCCGCTATATATAATGTTGAAGTACAAACAACAGATGAGCAATCAGTTCCAACTAGCAGCCCAACCGAATCTACTTCTAACCCAAGCTCATCACTCACAACTGCATCAAGACCAATCGCAGCTCAACCAAGTGTACCAATCGCTACTGAATCGGGACCAATCGCAGCTGAACCAAGTTCACCAATCGCTACTGAATCAGTCTCAATCTTATCCGAACCAAATTCACCAGTCAGCGCTGAAACAGGCCCTATCGCATCCAACCCAAATGTACAAGTTACCGTTGAATCACGACCAATTGCAGCTGAACCAAATGCACCAGTCGCCGCTGGAACAAGTCCAATTGCAGCTGAACCAAGTTCAGCAATCGCTACTGAATCAGGATCAATCACAGCTGAACCAAATTCACCAATCGCTACTGAACCAGTTCCAACAGCATCCGAACCAAATTTACAAGTAACCGTTGAAACGGGCCCAATTCCAGCTGAACCAATTGTATCAGTCAACGCTGGATCAGGCCCAATTGTTTCTGAACCAAATAAACCAGTTGCCACTGGATCAGAAATCCATGAGTCAAATGCTGCCGCTGTATCTACTGTTGTTGTACAAATAACAGATATACCATCAGTGCCAACAAGTGGCCCAATTGAATCGACTTCGGACCCAAGCTCATCAGTCACCAATGCTTCAGGCCCAATCGCAGCTAAACCAAGTTCACCAGTCGCTTCTGATTTAGGTCCAATTTCCGCTGAACCAAATGCACCAATCACCACTGGGTCAGAAATTCTTAACGCAAATGCTGCCGCTGTGCCTAACGTTGAAATTCAAGTAACAGATGAGACATCAGCTCCAACTAATACCTCTTCCAACCCCAGTCCAGCTGCTCCAGTCACCAATGAATCAGGTCCAATCGCTACTGAAATAAATGCACCAACCAACTCGGAGTCAGGCCCTTCTTCTGAACCAAATCCTCAGGTTGTCTTTACGAAGGTCATCAATCCAGTACAAAGCAATGGTGTTCCAGTTAGTACAACAAGTGCACCAATTGCCAGCGAATCAATTGTTCCTGAGGTTTCCTCTTCCTTAGACGGAACATCTGTTGATCAAGTCCAAATAACAGATCTTCCAGCTACTTCAACTGCTGATCAAGTTCGTTCCGATGGAGGACCAATAACATCAGACCAAAATGATTCCACAACCCCCACTGGATTACAAACTCCCCAGGTTGTCTTTACTAAAGTAATCAATCCAGAACAAACTACAGATCTTCCAGTTGTTTCAATAAGTGGACCAATTGCCCCCGAATCTGTTGTGCCTGAGGTGAGCTCTGCCTCAGTAGGAACTTCTATTGATCAAGTTCAAATAACAGACCTTCCAGCTGTTTCAACTAGTGGTCAACCTAATTCCAATAGTGGATCATTACCATCACAAACACCCCAAGTGATCTTCAACAAAGTTATCAATCCAGTAGAAACCACAGTTGTTGGGTCTTCTGACTCTGCTAATGCAGTTGCTTCATCTTCCGGCCAGGATGTTACAACACCTACAAGTAAACCATGTAATGATGGTCCTTGGTGGTGGCCCTTCAGCTCTATTGGTCCATGTCCTGTAGACCAATCTTCTAAAACAAATGTTTCGAATCTACCTGGATGGCTGCGAAGAACTTCCGAATCAGAAGAGTCTAATGAAGAAAAGTCAGAATATCCTGCTAACCTTCCACTTATTCCTAGAGAATCCTCTACAGAGCTCTCGAGTTCGGCTGTGCCCGTTCGAGATGTTCTTGTATTCAGTCGTCTTCCAGTAACTGGAAAgcctgatttaaaaaaatcaaaagatagTAACGAAGCTTCAGAAGAAGACGAGGAGGACGACGAGAAATCATCCAAGAATAAATCCAGTGAAAAATCGTCAGAATCTaacaaaaagaaggaaaaatcaaaaaagaagaaaaaccacGATGATTCTAACGAAAGTAAGGAAGAAAAgttaaagcaaaaaaagaagaaggacaGTAGCCAAAGCGATGACGAAAGtaaggaattaaaaaagaagaaaaacaagaagagTGAAGAAGATAATAACTCCAACGAAAGCAtcgaaatactaaaaaaaaagtcaaagaagAAGAACAGCAGTAACAGCGATGAAGACAATAAATCAGTTGAAAGCGCTGagcaaaagaagaataaaaagaaacaaaaatccaaaaagaacaGCGATGAAGATAAATCATCATCTGAAAGCAATGACAAGAAGGAGAAGAAAtcgaaaaagaagaataaaaatgaaagtgaaGAAAGTAATAGCGGCGAAGAAGAGAATAAATCCTCGAGTAAACATCAAAACCATCGTCACCATCACCGACATTAA